In Macadamia integrifolia cultivar HAES 741 chromosome 13, SCU_Mint_v3, whole genome shotgun sequence, one DNA window encodes the following:
- the LOC122059414 gene encoding uncharacterized protein LOC122059414, translating to MAQHHLLQTVPWSKASRPILLTPPSLQRHLLKRYGESKESNGHVIGEKGRSTAEEFNRVAKEKAESMSRTAKKTMEGVKEAVVDSTEGESAKQKYKENVEKGNYDQMGQD from the exons ATGGCTCAGCATCATCTTCTCCAAACAGTTCCATGGTCCAAGGCCTCCAGGCCGATACTCTTGACACCACCATCACTCCAGAGACACCTCCTCAAG AGATACGGCGAAAGCAAGGAGAGCAATGGGCATGTGATAGGGGAGAAAGGGAGGTCGACGGCGGAAGAGTTCAATAGGGTAGCCAAGGAAAAGGCGGAGTCGATGAGTCGAACCGCTAAGAAGACGATGGAAGGAGTAAAAGAAGCCGTAGTGGATTCCACAGAAGGTGAATCCGCGAAGCAGAAATACAAAGAGAATGTGGAGAAGGGTAACTACGACCAGATGGGTCAGGATTAA